The following coding sequences lie in one Megalodesulfovibrio gigas DSM 1382 = ATCC 19364 genomic window:
- the rpsB gene encoding 30S ribosomal protein S2: MAYVTMKQMLETGVHFGHQTRRWNPKMRPYIFGARNGIHIIDLQQTVKLFQTAHDAIANTAASGAKVLFIGTKRQAQEIVKAEAERCGMHFVVDRWMGGTLTNYSTIRQSVDRLKKLEAAFEDGTIRRFHKKEVLRFQREVEKLNLVLGGIKDMEGLPQLAFIIDPKREEIAVQECKKLGIPIVAVTDTNCDPDNIDYIIPGNDDAIRAIKLFVGAMADAVLEGLASRKEEAPAKGKGADGKSASKAEASAKDGDEGGSDA, from the coding sequence ATGGCCTACGTAACGATGAAGCAGATGCTGGAAACCGGCGTGCACTTTGGTCACCAGACCCGCCGCTGGAATCCCAAGATGCGGCCCTACATCTTTGGCGCCCGCAATGGCATCCACATTATCGACCTGCAGCAGACCGTCAAGCTCTTTCAGACTGCCCACGACGCCATTGCCAACACTGCTGCCAGCGGCGCCAAGGTGCTCTTCATCGGCACCAAGCGTCAGGCCCAGGAAATCGTCAAGGCTGAAGCCGAGCGCTGCGGCATGCACTTCGTGGTGGATCGCTGGATGGGCGGCACCCTGACCAACTACAGCACCATCCGCCAGTCCGTGGATCGCCTGAAGAAGCTGGAAGCCGCCTTCGAAGACGGCACCATCCGCCGCTTCCATAAAAAGGAAGTGCTGCGTTTCCAGCGCGAAGTGGAAAAGCTGAACCTGGTGCTTGGCGGCATCAAAGATATGGAAGGCCTGCCCCAGCTGGCGTTCATCATCGATCCCAAGCGTGAAGAAATCGCCGTGCAGGAATGCAAGAAGCTGGGCATTCCCATCGTGGCTGTGACTGACACGAACTGCGATCCGGACAACATCGACTACATCATCCCCGGCAACGACGACGCCATCCGCGCCATCAAGCTCTTTGTGGGCGCCATGGCCGACGCCGTGCTGGAAGGGCTGGCCAGCCGCAAGGAAGAAGCCCCGGCCAAGGGCAAGGGAGCGGACGGCAAATCCGCATCCAAGGCGGAAGCCTCGGCCAAGGATGGCGATGAGGGCGGTTCGGACGCCTAG
- the pyrH gene encoding UMP kinase, whose product MSGLAYNRVLLKLSGEALAGPLDFGIDPDTVNGFAREIAEIVGLGCQVALVVGGGNIFRGMAASEQGMDRASADYMGMLATAMNALAVQDSLEKIGLETRVLSAITMREVAEPYIRRRAVRHLEKGRVVIFAAGTGNPFFTTDTAAALRAIEVKCDAILKATKVDGVYDKDPKKFSDAVRFDRLTHLEALRRRLGVMDSTALSLAMDNALPIVVFNLFAPGNIKRVVLGEPVGTLVQGGE is encoded by the coding sequence ATGAGCGGCCTTGCCTACAATCGCGTCCTGCTCAAGCTCTCCGGCGAAGCCCTTGCCGGACCCCTGGACTTCGGCATCGACCCCGACACCGTCAACGGCTTTGCCCGCGAAATTGCGGAAATCGTCGGCCTGGGCTGTCAGGTGGCCCTGGTGGTGGGTGGCGGGAATATCTTCCGCGGCATGGCAGCCTCCGAGCAGGGCATGGATCGCGCCAGCGCGGACTACATGGGCATGCTGGCCACGGCCATGAACGCCCTGGCCGTGCAGGATTCCCTGGAAAAAATCGGCCTGGAGACGCGCGTGCTCTCGGCCATCACCATGCGCGAAGTGGCCGAGCCATACATCCGCCGCCGCGCCGTGCGGCACCTGGAGAAGGGCCGCGTGGTCATCTTCGCCGCCGGCACGGGCAATCCTTTCTTCACCACAGACACCGCCGCCGCCCTGCGGGCCATCGAAGTGAAGTGCGACGCCATCCTCAAGGCCACCAAGGTGGACGGCGTCTACGACAAGGACCCCAAAAAATTCAGCGACGCCGTGAGATTCGACCGCCTGACCCACCTGGAGGCCCTGCGCCGCCGTCTGGGCGTCATGGACTCCACGGCCCTCTCCCTGGCTATGGACAATGCGCTGCCCATCGTCGTATTCAACCTCTTTGCCCCGGGCAACATCAAACGGGTGGTCCTGGGCGAACCGGTCGGCACCCTGGTCCAAGGAGGCGAATAA
- the tsf gene encoding translation elongation factor Ts: MAAISATQVKELREKTGAGMMDCKKALAECEGDEQKATEWLRAKGLAKAAKKAGRATGEGLVGFAAKDGAAALVELMCETDFVARNESFQALAAKLAETVATAAPACAAGHELVHTASEECFLNVLVDGRPVQELVNDAISVLGENMQVGRLARLAPASTGGIGAYIHANGKIGVLVEVLCTKAETVATDAFKVLGKDLAMQVAAANPVCTTADQVPAELMERERAFCREQTLKEGKPENIVEKIVEGRMQKFFKEICLLEQPFIKDDKKSIKQLLAEAGKAMGDTLTLGCFVRLALGEGASE; the protein is encoded by the coding sequence ATGGCTGCAATCAGCGCCACGCAGGTCAAAGAACTGCGTGAAAAAACCGGCGCCGGCATGATGGACTGCAAAAAGGCTCTGGCCGAATGCGAAGGCGACGAGCAGAAAGCCACCGAATGGCTGCGCGCCAAGGGCCTGGCCAAGGCTGCCAAGAAGGCCGGCCGCGCCACGGGCGAGGGGCTGGTCGGCTTTGCCGCCAAGGACGGCGCTGCCGCCCTGGTGGAACTGATGTGCGAAACCGACTTCGTGGCCCGTAACGAGAGCTTCCAGGCCCTGGCCGCCAAGCTGGCGGAAACCGTGGCCACCGCAGCTCCGGCCTGCGCCGCAGGGCATGAACTCGTCCACACCGCGTCTGAGGAATGCTTCCTCAACGTCCTGGTGGACGGCCGCCCCGTGCAGGAACTGGTGAACGACGCCATCAGCGTGCTGGGCGAAAACATGCAGGTGGGCCGTCTGGCGCGCCTGGCTCCCGCCTCCACCGGCGGCATCGGCGCGTACATCCACGCCAACGGCAAGATCGGCGTGCTGGTGGAAGTGCTGTGCACCAAGGCCGAGACTGTCGCCACGGACGCCTTCAAGGTCCTGGGCAAGGATTTGGCCATGCAGGTCGCCGCGGCCAACCCCGTGTGCACCACTGCCGATCAGGTGCCCGCCGAACTGATGGAGCGCGAACGCGCTTTCTGCCGCGAGCAGACCCTGAAGGAAGGCAAGCCCGAAAACATCGTCGAAAAGATCGTCGAGGGCCGCATGCAGAAATTCTTCAAGGAAATCTGCCTGCTGGAACAGCCCTTCATCAAGGACGACAAGAAGTCCATCAAGCAGTTGCTGGCCGAAGCCGGCAAGGCCATGGGCGATACCCTGACCCTGGGCTGCTTCGTGCGTCTGGCCCTGGGTGAAGGCGCCTCCGAATAG
- a CDS encoding phosphatidate cytidylyltransferase, with translation MALAGRFGAHGARLATGTALGVVAASCLALGGWPLFVLALLAGLAAAWEFLSLTHTSLPGRIITLAALTGGMAAVQLGQPAVAVAVLGLTWWLGSLGFLLRSGSPAKRDSASGDAAGWLIWQTPASTLLYIAAPLCIALSWTPWQNALVLAGTIASDVGAYYAGHLIGGPKLWPAVSPKKTWAGSLGGLAATLALTAGAGQIWGVQLVGLDPGVSFPLWTWLALGATISVAAQLGDLFESALKRHAGVKDSGTLLPGHGGVLDRIDGLLAAAPAAGLFVFVWNML, from the coding sequence ATGGCCCTTGCTGGACGATTCGGCGCGCACGGCGCACGACTGGCCACGGGCACGGCCCTTGGCGTGGTGGCTGCAAGCTGTCTGGCCCTTGGCGGCTGGCCGCTCTTTGTCCTGGCGCTGCTGGCCGGCCTGGCCGCAGCCTGGGAATTTCTGAGCCTGACCCACACCTCCCTGCCCGGCCGCATCATCACCCTGGCCGCCCTGACCGGCGGCATGGCGGCAGTGCAGCTCGGCCAACCCGCGGTGGCCGTGGCCGTGCTGGGACTCACCTGGTGGCTGGGCAGCCTGGGCTTTCTGCTGCGCAGCGGCTCGCCGGCCAAGAGGGACTCTGCCAGTGGGGACGCTGCCGGCTGGCTGATCTGGCAGACGCCGGCCTCGACCCTGCTGTACATCGCCGCGCCCCTGTGCATCGCCCTGAGCTGGACACCCTGGCAGAACGCCCTGGTGCTGGCCGGCACCATCGCCTCGGATGTGGGCGCCTATTACGCCGGACACCTCATCGGCGGTCCCAAGCTCTGGCCCGCAGTGAGCCCCAAGAAGACCTGGGCCGGCAGCCTGGGCGGTTTGGCCGCCACCCTGGCCCTTACCGCAGGCGCGGGGCAGATCTGGGGGGTCCAACTTGTGGGACTGGACCCTGGCGTCTCTTTCCCCCTGTGGACCTGGCTGGCGCTGGGGGCCACCATCTCCGTGGCCGCGCAGCTGGGGGATCTGTTCGAATCCGCCCTCAAGCGCCACGCCGGGGTGAAGGATTCCGGCACGCTGTTGCCCGGCCATGGCGGCGTGCTGGACCGTATCGACGGGCTCCTGGCCGCCGCACCGGCCGCCGGCCTGTTTGTGTTTGTGTGGAACATGCTGTAA
- a CDS encoding NAD(P)H-dependent flavin oxidoreductase, whose translation MAIPPLHIGNVTARLPIIQGGMGIGISLSGLASAVARAGGIGVIATPGIGMDEPDFRTNWVEANSRALAREIRQAKANAQGGLIGVNIMTVLTNSPELIATATAENADIILSGAGLPLSLPKYVTEGSTTKLAPIVSSGRAAALIARSWQSKCSCLPDAVVVEGPLAGGHLGFKREELDDPAMRLEQLVTETIEALKPFVQKAGRDIPVIAAGGIYTGADIRAIMDLGASGVQLGTRFVATHECDAHINFKQAFVDATATDMVIVDSPVGLPGRALRNPFVEGALRGEKKPFNCPYHCLKSCDPTKSPYCIALALKQAQRGMDDTALRFAGANAWRVDKLLHVQELMDELVAGYEAATA comes from the coding sequence ATGGCGATTCCTCCGCTGCATATCGGCAACGTGACCGCCCGGCTGCCCATCATCCAGGGCGGCATGGGCATCGGCATTTCCCTTTCCGGGCTGGCTTCGGCTGTTGCCCGGGCAGGCGGCATTGGCGTCATCGCCACGCCCGGCATTGGCATGGATGAGCCGGATTTCCGCACCAACTGGGTGGAAGCCAACTCCAGGGCCCTGGCCAGGGAAATTCGGCAGGCCAAGGCCAACGCCCAGGGCGGCCTTATTGGCGTGAACATCATGACCGTGCTCACCAACTCGCCCGAACTTATCGCCACGGCCACGGCTGAAAATGCCGACATCATCCTCTCCGGGGCCGGTCTGCCCCTTTCCTTGCCCAAATACGTGACGGAGGGTTCCACCACCAAGCTGGCGCCCATTGTTTCCTCGGGCCGGGCCGCCGCGCTCATTGCTCGCAGCTGGCAGTCCAAATGCAGCTGCCTGCCCGATGCCGTGGTGGTGGAAGGGCCCCTGGCTGGCGGGCATCTGGGCTTCAAGCGCGAGGAACTGGACGATCCCGCCATGCGCCTGGAGCAGTTGGTAACGGAGACCATCGAGGCCCTTAAACCCTTTGTGCAGAAGGCCGGACGTGACATTCCCGTCATCGCTGCCGGTGGCATCTACACCGGGGCGGACATCCGGGCCATCATGGATCTTGGCGCATCCGGCGTGCAACTGGGCACCCGGTTTGTGGCCACCCATGAGTGCGATGCGCACATCAATTTCAAACAGGCGTTTGTGGACGCCACCGCCACGGACATGGTCATCGTGGACAGTCCCGTGGGCCTGCCCGGCCGCGCCCTGCGCAACCCCTTTGTGGAAGGCGCCCTGCGCGGCGAGAAAAAGCCGTTCAACTGCCCGTACCATTGCCTCAAGAGCTGCGATCCCACCAAGAGCCCGTACTGCATCGCGTTGGCCCTCAAGCAGGCCCAGCGCGGCATGGACGACACCGCCCTTCGTTTTGCCGGGGCCAATGCCTGGCGGGTGGACAAGCTGCTGCATGTCCAGGAGCTTATGGACGAACTCGTGGCCGGCTACGAGGCTGCCACGGCGTAG
- the frr gene encoding ribosome recycling factor codes for MQNIIADAKDRMAKAVSNLEKEFSKLRTGRASTSLVEDLKVDYYGTPTPIAQVASVAVPDSRTITIQPWDRNAFSDIEKAIQKSDLGLNPVNDGKMLRIIIPPLTEERRKDLVKVAKKYTEEAKVAARNVRRDANDALKKLKDVSEDEVHKAQEQVQKLTDDTVAKLDQTLQKKDKEIMEL; via the coding sequence ATGCAGAATATTATTGCGGATGCCAAGGATCGCATGGCCAAGGCCGTGTCGAACCTGGAAAAGGAATTCTCCAAACTGCGCACCGGTCGCGCGTCCACGTCCCTGGTGGAAGATCTGAAGGTGGACTACTACGGCACCCCCACGCCCATCGCCCAGGTGGCGTCCGTGGCTGTGCCGGACAGCCGCACCATCACCATCCAGCCTTGGGATCGCAACGCATTCTCGGACATCGAAAAGGCCATCCAGAAGTCCGATCTGGGCCTGAACCCCGTCAACGACGGCAAGATGCTGCGCATCATCATCCCGCCCCTGACGGAAGAACGCCGCAAAGATCTGGTGAAGGTGGCCAAGAAGTACACCGAGGAAGCCAAGGTCGCCGCTCGCAACGTCCGCCGCGACGCCAACGATGCCCTGAAGAAGCTCAAGGACGTCTCTGAGGATGAAGTCCACAAGGCCCAGGAACAGGTGCAAAAGCTCACCGACGACACCGTGGCCAAGCTGGACCAGACCCTGCAGAAAAAAGACAAGGAAATCATGGAGCTGTAG
- a CDS encoding phosphomannomutase/phosphoglucomutase, which translates to MKPISKSVFRAYDLRGVVDKDMDGDWVETLGRACGAYFLRHGQTSAVVGHDCRLSSPEYQQRLAAGLAAAGLDVICLGMVPTPVFYFACKHLGKKAGVMITASHNPPEYNGFKVWCGESTIHTAEIDALFALMAAGEFPAGRGVISQHNIVPMYLDHLAAQVPEPLDVKVVVDGGNGAGGLICKELLERIGCTVVPLYCEPDGRFPNHHPDPVIEKYIGDLKAAVVETGADFGAGLDGDADRLGVVDETGALMYGDQLLAIYARDMLRDFPGAMVIGEVKCSHLLYKDIAAHGGEPLMWITGHSMIKAKMAETGARLAGEMSGHMFFADRYFGFDDGIYSALRIAQIVAANKRQGLPLSRVLADWPRTANTPELRVDCADDRKFAVVEQAKTYFKAQGYDVNDVDGVRLTFPDGWALMRASNTQPSLVLRFEAESPARLAEYRALVEGKLADWIGELKDSVH; encoded by the coding sequence ATGAAGCCCATCTCGAAATCGGTCTTCCGCGCCTACGATCTGCGCGGAGTGGTGGACAAGGACATGGACGGCGACTGGGTGGAAACCCTGGGCCGGGCCTGTGGCGCGTATTTTCTTCGGCATGGGCAGACGTCTGCCGTCGTGGGGCACGACTGCCGGCTGAGCTCGCCGGAATACCAGCAGCGCCTGGCCGCCGGCCTGGCCGCCGCCGGGCTGGACGTGATCTGCCTGGGCATGGTCCCCACGCCGGTGTTTTATTTTGCCTGCAAGCACCTGGGCAAAAAAGCAGGCGTGATGATCACCGCCTCGCACAACCCGCCGGAATACAACGGCTTCAAGGTCTGGTGCGGCGAGTCCACCATCCACACCGCAGAAATTGACGCCCTGTTCGCCCTCATGGCGGCCGGCGAGTTTCCGGCTGGCCGCGGCGTCATCTCGCAGCATAATATCGTCCCGATGTATCTGGACCATCTGGCCGCCCAGGTCCCCGAACCCCTGGATGTGAAAGTGGTGGTGGATGGCGGCAATGGCGCTGGCGGGCTGATCTGCAAGGAACTGCTGGAGCGCATCGGCTGCACCGTCGTCCCCCTGTACTGCGAACCCGACGGCCGATTTCCCAACCATCACCCGGACCCGGTCATCGAAAAATACATCGGCGATCTGAAAGCCGCAGTGGTGGAGACCGGCGCGGACTTCGGGGCCGGCCTGGATGGCGATGCCGACCGCCTGGGCGTGGTGGATGAGACCGGCGCCCTCATGTACGGCGATCAGCTCCTGGCCATTTACGCCCGTGACATGCTTCGGGATTTCCCCGGGGCCATGGTCATTGGCGAGGTCAAATGCTCCCATCTTCTCTATAAGGATATCGCAGCCCATGGCGGTGAGCCCCTGATGTGGATCACCGGGCATTCCATGATCAAGGCCAAGATGGCCGAGACCGGCGCCAGACTGGCCGGCGAAATGAGCGGGCATATGTTCTTTGCCGACCGCTACTTCGGCTTTGACGACGGCATTTACAGCGCCCTGCGCATTGCCCAGATTGTGGCGGCCAACAAGCGCCAGGGGCTGCCCCTCTCCCGTGTTCTGGCCGACTGGCCTCGCACGGCCAATACCCCCGAACTACGCGTGGACTGTGCCGATGATCGCAAGTTTGCCGTGGTGGAGCAGGCCAAAACTTACTTCAAGGCCCAGGGCTACGACGTGAACGACGTGGACGGCGTGCGTCTGACCTTCCCCGACGGCTGGGCCCTCATGCGCGCCTCCAATACCCAGCCCTCCCTGGTGCTGCGCTTCGAGGCCGAAAGCCCTGCCAGGCTGGCCGAATACCGGGCCCTGGTGGAAGGCAAACTCGCCGACTGGATCGGCGAACTCAAAGACAGCGTGCATTAG
- the uppS gene encoding polyprenyl diphosphate synthase — protein sequence MTSELRHAGAPAHIAIIMDGNGRWAQGRGLSRSHGHTAGAEAAIRMVTACAHRGVRHLTLYTFSTENWSRPKEEVGHLFDLLARLLTRELPVFLANNVRLRILGEWSELPFASRQVLKLVLAKTAHNTGLTLNLALNYSGRGEILRACRRLIEAGLASDDVTEDRFAQELYTAGQPDPDLIIRTSGELRLSNYLLFQAAYSEFYFTDKHWPDFDEAELDAAIASYLARQRRFGRTGEQAEPAPLAQGD from the coding sequence CTGACTTCCGAGCTTCGCCACGCCGGCGCACCGGCGCACATCGCCATCATTATGGACGGCAACGGCCGTTGGGCCCAGGGCCGGGGACTCTCCCGCAGCCATGGGCACACGGCCGGTGCCGAGGCGGCCATCCGCATGGTCACGGCGTGCGCCCATCGCGGCGTGCGCCATTTGACGCTCTACACCTTTTCCACGGAGAACTGGTCGCGTCCCAAAGAGGAAGTGGGCCACCTCTTCGACCTGCTGGCCCGCCTGCTCACGCGGGAACTGCCCGTCTTTCTGGCCAACAACGTCCGCCTGCGGATCCTGGGCGAATGGAGCGAGCTGCCCTTTGCCTCCCGCCAGGTGCTCAAGCTGGTGCTGGCCAAAACTGCCCACAATACCGGCCTGACCCTCAACCTGGCCCTGAACTACTCCGGCCGGGGCGAGATTCTGCGCGCCTGCCGCCGGCTCATCGAAGCCGGCCTGGCCTCCGACGACGTAACCGAAGACCGCTTTGCCCAGGAACTCTACACCGCCGGGCAGCCCGATCCCGATCTCATCATCCGCACCTCGGGCGAACTGCGGCTCTCCAACTATCTGTTGTTCCAGGCAGCCTACAGCGAATTTTACTTCACGGACAAGCACTGGCCCGATTTCGACGAGGCCGAGCTGGACGCCGCCATCGCCAGCTACCTTGCCCGGCAACGACGCTTTGGCCGCACCGGCGAGCAGGCCGAGCCCGCACCCCTTGCTCAAGGAGACTGA